From one Triticum urartu cultivar G1812 chromosome 3, Tu2.1, whole genome shotgun sequence genomic stretch:
- the LOC125548534 gene encoding uncharacterized protein LOC125548534 yields the protein MSTAVTSFAPFRSNTIEPLTGSNFPCWKSQVELCLGCNEFDYALREEKPMAPVAGVTGYAELKKDYDVKMEKWNKSNHIALLIMKATISPDISEALPKKDTAKEFLTEMEEQFKGSDKVYAHELFAKLLQKYTIDENVRQHILRVVNAYTKLKALECSLSEALLVIIILESLPEEFEQFKVNYNSLKEKWQLSEMTARIVQEEERIMRQKKDHVFHVGSNKRKHDGQGFPKPQKKQVKKEGTKPFNPKAFKGKEVDSSSSAPSSSTAGENACNFCKEDGHYQRDCPGFLKWMNKRGIRYDPNYKRRNKKA from the exons ATGTCCACTGCCGTGACAT CTTTCGCTCCATTCCGGTCCAACACGATCGAACCACTTACGGGGAGTAACTTCCCTTGTTGGAAGTCCCAAGTCGAATTATGTTTAGGTTGTAATGAGTTTGACTATGCCTTGAGGGAAGAAAAACCTATGGCACCTGTGGCAGGTGTTACAGGGTATGCAGAACTAAAGAAAGACTATGATGTTAAGATGGAAAAGTGGAACAAGTCCAACCATATTGCGCTTCTCATCATGAAAGCGACAATATCGCCGGACATTTCTGAAGCACTCCCTAAGAAAGACACTGCTAAAGAATTCCTCACTGAAATGGAGGAGCAATTTAAAGGCTCCGACAAAGTGTATGCTCATGAGCTTTTTGCTAAGCTTCTTCAGAAATACACTATTGACGAAAACGTTAGGCAACACATATTGAGGGTGGTAAATGCTTACACCAAACTTAAGGCTTTGGAGTGTTCTTTAAGTGAAGCCCTTCTTGTCATAATTATTCTTGAGTCTCTTCCAGAAGAGTTTGAACAATTTAAGGTCAACTATAACTCTCTAAAGGAAAAATGGCAACTCTCTGAGATGACCGCAAGGATCGTCCAGGAGGAAGAGAGAATCATGAGGCAGAAGAAAGACCATGTTTTTCATGTTGGCTCTAACAAGAGAAAGCATGACGGGCAAGGTTTTCCCAAGCCTCAGAAAAAGCAAGTCAAGAAAGAAGGCACTAAGCCATTCAACCCTAAGGCATTCAAGGGTAAAGAAGTCGACAGTTCTTCTTCTGCTCCTAGCAGCTCCACTGCTGGAGAAAATGCTTGTAACTTCTGCAAAGAGGATGGACACTATCAAAGGGACTGCCCAGGCTTTCTAAAATGGATGAACAAAAGAG GGATTCGATACGATCCAAACTATAAGAGGAGGAACAAGAAAGCTTAA